DNA from Elusimicrobiota bacterium:
AAACAAAATCGCCGCCGGCGAAGTAGTTGAAAGGCCTGCCAGTGTTGTCAAAGAACTCGTTGAAAACAGTATAGATGCCGGCATGAATGCCGGATCGACATATATAAATATTGAGATTGAAGACGCAGGCAAAAAGTTAATCCGCATATCCGATAATGGCTGCGGCATGTCAAAAAATGACGCACTTCTTGCCTTAGAGCGGCATGCAACCAGCAAAATTTCCAATTTCAATGACCTGGCGAAATTACAAACGTTAGGGTTCCGAGGAGAAGCTCTTCCTTCCATTGCAGGAGTATCCAAATTCAAACTTACCACAAAAGAACAAGAATCATTAACGGGGCTGGAGTTAATCATAGAAGGCGGGAAAGTCATCAGCAGTAAGGAATGCGGGCGCAATGACGGGACTACTATTGAAGTAACCGATCTTTTTTTTAATATCCCCGCAAGAAAAAAATTTATGAAATCTTCTTCCGTAGAACAGGCTCATATAGTAAGAACCCTTGAAGAAATAGCCCTGGCGCATCCGAATATCGGATTCAGCGTTAAAATAGATTCTAAACTATTATTTGTAACCCCTCCGTCAAATAAAATTGAAAACCGGATTTCTGACATTCTCGGCAACAAATTTTTCAGCGGGCTCATAAACCGCGAAGATGATTACAAATACATCAAAATAAATGCTTTCATTTCAAACATTGACAGCTCGTATTCAAATAAAAACACTCAATATTTTTTTGTCAATAAAAGGACTGTTGCCAATAAACTGCTTTCACAGGCGCTCTATAGCGCATTTAAGGACAGCCTCCCTGTAGGAAGGCACCCTATGGCAATAATAATGATTGAAGTTAACCCGGAATATGTGGACGTTAATGTTCACCCGGCAAAAATGCTGGTAAAATTTTCCGACGAACATGAAATTTTCGAGGCCGTGAACCAGACTGTCAGAAAAGCCCTTACAAGCCAGGCATCCCCTTCGTTGTCAGTAAAAGAAATAAAAACCGTCACTCCTGAAAAATCAATGTTT
Protein-coding regions in this window:
- the mutL gene encoding DNA mismatch repair endonuclease MutL, which codes for MDKIRLLPQEIVNKIAAGEVVERPASVVKELVENSIDAGMNAGSTYINIEIEDAGKKLIRISDNGCGMSKNDALLALERHATSKISNFNDLAKLQTLGFRGEALPSIAGVSKFKLTTKEQESLTGLELIIEGGKVISSKECGRNDGTTIEVTDLFFNIPARKKFMKSSSVEQAHIVRTLEEIALAHPNIGFSVKIDSKLLFVTPPSNKIENRISDILGNKFFSGLINREDDYKYIKINAFISNIDSSYSNKNTQYFFVNKRTVANKLLSQALYSAFKDSLPVGRHPMAIIMIEVNPEYVDVNVHPAKMLVKFSDEHEIFEAVNQTVRKALTSQASPSLSVKEIKTVTPEKSMFNIENSQQTILSHTYQAQNNQSKVSDNQTLYNPAEQKTTLFNEFHILGQLHDTYALIETSQGLVIMDQHAANERVLYERFLKQNSDTSFVPSQKLLIPFTLELMPHEISILKNFIEEINKLGFEISEFGKNTLIFKSIPALFGEISQLKDFLKDFINLLLDDYSDKNLLTLKPLEKIIRASCRAAVKAREKISFQETEKIILELKNCAQPLCCPHGRPTMINITVPELEKKFRRL